In Lagopus muta isolate bLagMut1 chromosome 6, bLagMut1 primary, whole genome shotgun sequence, one DNA window encodes the following:
- the LOC125695432 gene encoding uncharacterized protein LOC125695432: MVGFQKEGFLKNSTSQGRDQLPVQVADVTGEQDGEVPGSSGQAGRLRGSSPSTPAEEQESSVPASDEDSPARTTESWQWPLSSSETHSNVGEDFEGFQTPARTPECTMDIQSPGDQSLSRTPQFESDSPEEEGNDEMNEEHRGVEPVPRDRGWRGQPQLTEGEKLLMETNSRIVQLLENIKREHAQSMGLMSQSMGRMELQLGIVATSTRAIHNYLSEILAFLKQPRTQVLETRISQRATPHVELTCASTWTGEDAVAASTVCLPGAEGTSDSREPPQATLPCRSGRLQRAITERASLPMPTRQAKGGGKKK; the protein is encoded by the exons ATGGTGGGATTTCAAAAGGAGGGATTCTTAAAGAACAGCACATCTCAGGGGAGGGATCAACTGCCAGTCCAAGTGGCAG ATGTCACTGGGGAACAAGATGGGGAGGTTCCTGGATCCTCGGGGCAAGCTGGCCGTCTCCGAGGGAGCTCGCCGTCCACGCCGGCTGAAGAACAGGAATCCTCGGTGCCTGCCTCTGACGAAGACTCACCGGCCAGGACCACAGAGAGCTGGCAGTGGCCGTTGTCCTCGTCTGAAACGCACAGCAACGTTGGGGAGGATTTTGAGGGATTTCAAACGCCAGCGCGGACTCCGGAGTGTACCATGGACATACAGTCTCCCGGGGATCAGTCACTCAGTAGGACTCCTCAGTTTGAAAGTGACTCTCCTGAGGAGGAGGGCAATGATGAGATGAATGAAGAGCACCGCGGTGTTGAGCCTGTCCCTAGGGATCGGGGTTGGAGAGGGCAGCCCCAGCTAACAGAGGGAGAGAAGCTGTTGATGGAAACCAACAGTAGGATtgtgcagctgctggaaaaTATCAAGAGGGAGCATGCACAGTCCATGGGTCTCATGTCACAGTCCATGGGCCgcatggagctgcagctgggcatTGTGGCTACCTCCACAAGAGCCATCCATAACTACCTGTCAGAGATTTTAGCTTTTCTCAAGCAGCCACGGACGCAGGTCCTTGAAACACGCATCTCCCAAAGAGCCACCCCCCATGTCGAGTTAACCTGTGCCTCGACATGGACTGGTGAGGACGCAGTGGCAGCCTCCACTGTGTGCTTACCAGGGGCCGAAGGGACGAGCGACTCTCGAGAACCGCCGCAGGCCACGCTGCCTTGTCGCAGTGGCCGGCTGCAGAGAGCCATAACCGAGAGGGCCTCGTTGCCCATGCCTACACGCCAGGCAaaagggggagggaagaaaaaataa